ATGACTTCAAGTATGTGGATCGCAGTGGAGTGATTTTGGGTATATGGAAACCAACCAAGAGTTCAGGTCCTATATGGAGGAGTGCTGTGTGGACGTCATGAACTTGGCCTTGGACAGGGCAAACATGTGAGAGAGAGTCTGATAAGGATGAGTTCTATGCGCTGTGCCGGCAGACGATAAGAAAATGATTGTAAATATCAACCAAGTGGAAAATATACTATGATCGAAATGGGTATACTCTAACAGAAGGGAAATTAAACATATCTGAATGAATTTTATATAGAGCTACTCGTTATACGATTAGAATTTTAAGATTCTAGCGATGAGAGTATCTAATGCACAGAGACCAGGGACTAGAATGTGGAATACCCCTAGTCATCTACGACTCTTGATTGCAAACGATCTTTACCCCTGTTTTATAGAGTATTTAAGTCAATATAAACTCTGCAACACAATCGAAATCAAATCAGTTTGAGACCAAATCCCGAAGCGAACATTACCTAtcgctgggaaatctatatcatCATCTAACAATATGAGTACAGACGATTACAAACCGGTGCTCACGCGACAAAATCGCTTGGAACTGTTTACGTTGGAAGAGTGTCAAGAGATTTTGGTGAATTTATTGGCCGATAAGCAGCAGCATGGGGTCCTAAAACACTTTGAAATAGTGCCAGCCTCAGAGCACGTTGGTTTTCTCGGAGAATACTACCATTTGGAACTCAAATACCAGCTGCAAGATGTGAAAGAAGAGCAGACCACACGACTGTTCGTCAAGTCGGTGATCTTTCAAAATGCCAACATGGAATACTATATGGAGAAAATGGGTCTGATCAAGAAGGAGAGCAAGCTCTATGAGCTGCTGCTCAATGAGCTCAAGAAGTTCTGTAAGTCTTAACAGTCCAAGAAAATGTGAAAGAGTAATATCTATAGCTACAGGTTTACAGCTCCTCATGTGTGGTGCACCAAATGCTATTTCACACGCAATGATCTCTTCGTGATGCAGAATGTCGAGGATATGGGTTATGTGGCCCTTCCGTCGGGCACTCGCTTTCTCAGTGAGGATCAGTTGGGTCCCATTCTGAAGACTTTGGCCACCCTTCATGCGAGTAGCGTGGCCTATGAGCGACAGCAAGGACAAACTATCGGCGTTCAGCTGAGGGAGTGGCTCAAAGAAGTATCCGTTGATCCGGATGTAGAATGGTATACCGCTGGTCTAAGGGTGAGCTTATGGATACAGAGATATTTCACTACCCAAATAAACGTATACTAATTTTCAAGGCCGTTCTGGCGGTGGCTGCCACTCATCCCGATGTCCGCAACGATGTCCGGGCCCAGCAGTATATAGCAAAGGAACTGCCCCGTCGCTTGGACAGTGTCTATTATATGGTCAATCCCTCGCCAGTTCACAGGAATGTCTTCGTTCATCGGGATGCGTGGGGTGCCAATGTTTTCTATCACAAGGAGCGGCCGCTGGAAGAGCGCTCTGTCCTGGTGGACTTTCAGTTGTGTCGATATTCCCCGCCAGCCATGGACTTCCATTTGGTTAGCTATCTCAATCTAGAGCCAGCCAATCGTAAGGAAATGATTGGTCGCTTGGTAAATCTCTACTACGAAACATTGGCGGAAGAGCTCAAGACAATGGGCATCGATCCCAGTCAAGAGCAGCTGAGTCGCGAGGAGTTTGAACAATCTCTCAAGGATTTTGCCCTGTTTGGGGTCACGTACAACTGTATAGCAGCCACAATACTCCGCTTGCCCGACAACTACCTGAAGAGCCTTAAGGATCAACGACCAGCGGACTTTCATCGCTTCTGTAATATCGATCGTACACCCGATGTTCTCAGTCTGATGAACGATCATCAAGACTTTGCCGATTATATGTATGACTGTGTGGGGGATTTGTTGGCACTGACATATCATAAACGAAACTGATTAAAATGGAATTGTCTCACTATCTTTGCTGTTCACCTGGTAACACTAGGGTTCGTATCAGTACGGGGTACCGCTGGCTCTCTCACTCACATTCTTTCTCTTTGAGAGATTATCTTATCGCTGAAAATCGTACTTCACGGTTCTCATATTTGTGGTATATTCATTTGTTGTTGGATTTAATATGGGATTG
The sequence above is a segment of the Drosophila miranda strain MSH22 chromosome 4, D.miranda_PacBio2.1, whole genome shotgun sequence genome. Coding sequences within it:
- the LOC108164166 gene encoding uncharacterized protein LOC108164166 translates to MSTDDYKPVLTRQNRLELFTLEECQEILVNLLADKQQHGVLKHFEIVPASEHVGFLGEYYHLELKYQLQDVKEEQTTRLFVKSVIFQNANMEYYMEKMGLIKKESKLYELLLNELKKFSPHVWCTKCYFTRNDLFVMQNVEDMGYVALPSGTRFLSEDQLGPILKTLATLHASSVAYERQQGQTIGVQLREWLKEVSVDPDVEWYTAGLRAVLAVAATHPDVRNDVRAQQYIAKELPRRLDSVYYMVNPSPVHRNVFVHRDAWGANVFYHKERPLEERSVLVDFQLCRYSPPAMDFHLVSYLNLEPANRKEMIGRLVNLYYETLAEELKTMGIDPSQEQLSREEFEQSLKDFALFGVTYNCIAATILRLPDNYLKSLKDQRPADFHRFCNIDRTPDVLSLMNDHQDFADYMYDCVGDLLALTYHKRN